From a region of the Hymenobacter jejuensis genome:
- a CDS encoding helix-turn-helix domain-containing protein: protein MSRALRGSYEINPETKRLVMECAERLNYRPNPLR from the coding sequence GTGTCGAGGGCCTTGCGCGGCAGTTACGAGATCAACCCCGAAACCAAGCGGCTGGTCATGGAGTGCGCCGAGCGGCTCAACTACCGGCCCAACCCATTGCGCTAA